From the Lolium rigidum isolate FL_2022 chromosome 2, APGP_CSIRO_Lrig_0.1, whole genome shotgun sequence genome, one window contains:
- the LOC124689634 gene encoding E3 ubiquitin-protein ligase ATL23-like — translation MVSRRSSNLVLLAITIALLAILLMYLLYRRCRSRLSERRARHDDEPLPTPHLGLSMHGIAALPTFTYGARAAAVECAVCLQELEHGDVVRVLPACTHFFHSSCLDPWLRAHASCPVCRAHPEPERLRPGGAALPPPLPQLRHCELSPERPTSTRIFADDIFARSPLRNEGSTSGSNDRVISRSPSRAPMVDEACSLERTYASGIAIPAGDV, via the coding sequence ATGGTTTCGCGGAGAAGCAGCAACCTCGTGTTGCTGGCCATCACCATCGCCCTCCTCGCCATCCTCCTGATGTACCTGCTCTACCGCCGCTGCCGGTCGCGCCTGTCAGAGCGGCGCGCTCGCCACGACGATGAGCCGCTTCCTACCCCTCACCTCGGGCTGAGCATGCACGGCATCGCTGCGCTCCCCACGTTCACGTAcggggcgcgggcggcggcggtggagtgcGCCGTGTGCCTGCAGGAGCTGGAGCACGGTGACGTGGTGCGCGTGCTGCCGGCGTGCACGCACTTCTTCCACAGCAGCTGCCTCGACCCCTGGCTGCGCGCGCACGCATCGTGCCCGGTGTGCCGTGCACACCCGGAGCCAGAGCGCCTGCGACCGGGCGGGGCTGCCCTTCCGCCGCCGTTGCCGCAGCTGCGTCACTGTGAACTGTCGCCGGAGCGGCCTACATCGACAAGGATCTTCGCAGACGACATCTTCGCACGATCGCCGCTGAGGAATGAAGGCTCGACGAGCGGGTCGAATGACAGGGTCATCTCCAGGTCGCCGTCAAGGGCACCCATGGTGGACGAGGCGTGTTCATTGGAACGCACATATGCGAGCGGCATCGCCATCCCCGCCGGCGACGTTTAA